A single Aspergillus puulaauensis MK2 DNA, chromosome 7, nearly complete sequence DNA region contains:
- a CDS encoding SDR family NAD(P)-dependent oxidoreductase (COG:Q;~EggNog:ENOG410PNDD;~InterPro:IPR002347,IPR036291,IPR020904;~PFAM:PF00106,PF13561,PF08659;~go_function: GO:0016491 - oxidoreductase activity [Evidence IEA];~go_process: GO:0055114 - oxidation-reduction process [Evidence IEA]) — MSRKVALVTGASRGLGAAIARALARDMDILINYSSDLAPAETLIQDLRAENSDRKPTPQFTAVKANLADRAGINDLVEQTIQTMGRLDVVGSNVGWTRMTDFMDLDEADNDIDWDRCFDMNVKSHFYLFQACRRYLAESEGSFIATASVAGVKPSGSSLPYAVTKAALIHLVKSLAVIAAPKIRVNAVSPGVLLTDWGRQFSEEKLHAVQEKNLLKRFATPEVYQLLLLWCRS, encoded by the exons ATGTCGCGAAAGGTAGCCCTAGTCACAGGTGCATCCAGAGGCCTTGGAGCCGCCATTGCCCGCGCTCTCGCCCGGGATATGGACATCTTGATCAACTATAGCTCTGACCTTGCACCAGCAGAGACTCTAATCCAAGATCTGAGGGCAGAAAACAGCGACAGGAAGCCCACCCCGCAGTTCACAGCAGTCAAGGCCAATCTGGCTGACAGGGCGGGAATCAATGATCTCGTGGAACAGACAATTCAGACCATGGGCCGACTAGACGTCGTCGGTTCGAATGTGGGATGGACGCGCATGACGGATTTCATGGATCTTGATGAGGCGGATAATGATATCGATTGGGATAGGTGTTTTGACATGAACGTCAAGAGCCACTTTTACCTGTTCCAGGCGTGTCGGCGGTATCTGGCGGAGAGCGAGGGCTCGTTTATTGCAACAGCCAGTGTGGCTGGTGTAAAACCAAGCGGGAGCTCTCTG CCGTATGCAGTTACAAAGGCTGCATTGATCCATCTGGTTAAGAGTTTGGCTGTCATTGCGGCGCCGAAGATCCGAGTCAATGCGGTCTCCCCGGGGGTTTTGCTGACA GACTGGGGTCGCCAGTTTTCAGAGGAGAAGTTGCATGCCGTACAGGAGAAGAATCTGTTGAAGCGCTTTGCTACCCCCGAGGTATATCAGCTACTTTTGCTCTGGTGCCGCAGCTAA
- the xanG gene encoding cytochrome P450 monooxygenase xanG (COG:Q;~EggNog:ENOG410PJ6I;~InterPro:IPR001128,IPR002403,IPR017972,IPR036396;~PFAM:PF00067;~SECRETED:SignalP(1-18);~go_function: GO:0004497 - monooxygenase activity [Evidence IEA];~go_function: GO:0005506 - iron ion binding [Evidence IEA];~go_function: GO:0016705 - oxidoreductase activity, acting on paired donors, with incorporation or reduction of molecular oxygen [Evidence IEA];~go_function: GO:0020037 - heme binding [Evidence IEA];~go_process: GO:0055114 - oxidation-reduction process [Evidence IEA]): MFLTVFLLLAGLVVIVTAGLVYLFTPPRDFPKDIPTIPFYYTLLPLIQNNDQVDLYRKYLEQPLTEYGAVKLFFGGRWNILVRKPEYIAEVFKHEDIYAKSGNQKKIPHGVLAEYTGDNIISAHGENWRLYTSIIKPGLQQDYDPAQIWKNSRLLVDLFLEQQASGGSVVVNALLQRYTLANLSEVLLGSSFETLQKPNAPLHAFQLRIKPKIFDPIFLNFPFLDHLNLSTRQEARKLVAEFTDELCNTVQKGHTDCHSHEKAVPKNLGCRLLRAHETGMLTERQLRHNMISTFLAGHENPQLLLISALFLLADHRGIQERLRAEVTSLDSSDPTPQTLASLPLLNAVIYEVLRLYPPISQLINRQTKSHTLLGGKIPVPAGTYLGYNAYSTNRDIEFWGATADEFRPGRWGSNMDEINALFRRANAKGAFISFHGGRRACLGQKFAMLEARVALVALLTRVRWELDPEWPRMMTPAGPLYARNLRLRFYDVKTG, encoded by the exons ATGTTTCTCACCGTCTTTCTCTTGCTCGCAGGCCTGGTGGTTATTGTTACTGCTGGGCTTGTTTATCTGTTCACTCCACCAAGAGACTTCCCCAAAGACATCCCCACAATACCATTCTACTACACCCTGCTCCCGCTAATCCAGAACAACGACCAAGTCGACCTCTACCGGAAATATCTCGAACAGCCACTCACCGAATACGGTGCAGTAAAGCTTTTCTTCGGTGGCCGCTGGAACATCCTCGTCCGCAAGCCAGAGTACATTGCCGAAGTCTTCAAGCACGAAGACATCTACGCAAAGAGCGGCaaccagaagaagatccctCATGGCGTGCTGGCGGAGTATACTGGTGATAACATCATCAGCGCACATGGGGAGAATTGGAGGCTCTATACTTCTATTATAAAGCCAGGCCTTCAACAGGACTACGACCCAGCGCAGATCTGGAAGAATTCCCGCCTGCTTGTTGACCTTTTCCTGGAGCAGCAGGCATCTGGGGGGTCTGTCGTTGTCAACGCGCTTCTCCAACGATACACTCTGGCGAATCTGTCAGAGGTGCTTCTCGGGTCTAGTTTCGAG ACACTGCAAAAACCGAATGCACCCCTCCATGCCTTCCAGCTCCGAATCAAGCCCAAGATCTTCGATCCCATCTTCCTGAATTTCCCATTCCTCGACCACCTAAACCTCTCCACCCGTCAAGAGGCACGAAAACTGGTAGCTGAATTCACCGACGAACTCTGCAACACCGTCCAAAAAGGCCACACAGACTGCCACAGCCACGAGAAGGCCGTCCCCAAGAACCTAGGCTGCCGACTTCTACGCGCACACGAAACAGGCATGCTAACAGAGCGACAACTGCGACACAACATGATCAGCACATTCCTCGCAGGCCACGAAAACCCCCAGCTTCTGCTCATTTCAGCCTTATTTCTCCTCGCCGATCACAGGGGTATCCAAGAAAGACTCCGCGCTGAAGTCACCTCCCTGGATAGCAGCGATCCAACACCGCAAACCCTAGCATCTCTGCCCCTCCTCAACGCCGTAATCTACGAAGTCCTCCGCCTCTACCCACCAATCTCACAACTAATAAACCGGCAAACAAAATCCCACACCCTATTAGGCGGGAAAATCCCCGTCCCAGCAGGGACATATCTCGGCTACAACGCCTACTCCACAAACCGGGACATTGAGTTCTGGGGAGCGACCGCGGACGAATTCAGACCTGGGCGCTGGGGGTCGAATATGGATGAGATTAATGCGCTGTTCCGGCGCGCGAATGCAAAGGGCGCGTTTATTAGTTTCCATGGTGGGCGGAGGGCTTGTCTCGGGCAGAAGTTTGCGATGCTTGAGGCGAGGGTTGCGTTGGTTGCACTATTAACGAGGGTACGGTGGGAGTTGGATCCGGAGTGGCCCAGGATGATGACGCCG GCTGGGCCTCTGTATGCCCGAAACCTGCGGCTGAGATTCTATGATGTCAAGACAGGATGA
- a CDS encoding uncharacterized protein (SECRETED:SignalP(1-19);~TransMembrane:1 (n3-14c19/20o233-252i)), giving the protein MHLLLTSLLALTSLQLATATGSARVTQAPAIPKVFRRQDYICPTGENTVCADGFGCCERGAPCTTIRGEAACDTGECNGLPCGHAGLCCDATCTSSRGTAICVHGSESTTTDDYAHSTVSTGLGDWDVTTTSMPSPTKLDPDSDIDAGGESITSTSDETSERPTRPTYTATSSGSDNGDDSGSGSGSGSDTMTTPTLTQTVLPNGEPFPTPSNDDTGGRSGGGSGDGGGAGMVSPQAFVVLGLVLVGGLFLVR; this is encoded by the coding sequence ATGCATCTCCTCCTAACGTCCCTCCTAGCCCTAACCAGCCTGCAGCTGGCAACCGCCACCGGATCAGCCCGGGTCACCCAAGCCCCCGCAATCCCCAAAGTATTCCGCCGCCAGGATTACATCTGCCCGACAGGCGAGAACACCGTGTGCGCCGACGGGTTCGGCTGCTGCGAGCGCGGCGCCCCCTGCACCACCATCCGCGGCGAGGCAGCCTGCGACACGGGCGAATGCAACGGTCTCCCCTGCGGCCACGCGGGGCTCTGCTGTGATGCCACCTGTACTTCCTCGCGTGGCACGGCTATCTGTGTGCATGGTAGCGAGAGTACCACGACTGATGATTACGCCCATTCAACCGTCTCTACGGGACTTGGTGATTGGGATGTCACTACTACCTCTATGCCAAGCCCTACGAAATTAGATCCGGATTCTGACATTGACGCTGGCGGGGAGTCTATCACGTCTACTTCGGATGAGACCAGCGAGCGTCCTACTCGTCCTACGTATACTGCGACTTCGTCTGGGAGTGACAATGGCGATGATAGtggcagtggtagtggtagtggCAGCGATACAATGACAACACCTACACTGACGCAGACTGTTCTGCCCAACGGCGAGCCTTTCCCTACCCCTTCGAACGACGATACTGGGGGCCGAAGTGGTGGGGGTAGTGGCGATGGGGGTGGTGCAGGGATGGTTTCGCCGCAGGCGTTTGTTGTTTTAGGGCTGGTGCTTGTTGGTGGATTGTTTTTGGTTCGATAG
- the DTR1 gene encoding dityrosine transporter 1 (COG:G;~EggNog:ENOG410PGPR;~InterPro:IPR020846,IPR011701,IPR036259;~PFAM:PF07690;~TransMembrane:12 (i29-53o65-88i95-116o122-143i155-173o185-205i262-279o299-320i341-361o367-389i401-423o429-455i);~go_function: GO:0022857 - transmembrane transporter activity [Evidence IEA];~go_process: GO:0055085 - transmembrane transport [Evidence IEA]), protein MDNPKSEQQPELPTPAPAYSAFSEKRKNFYLGIVTAAGFFGPLCGAVYLPSLILYQDVFNSSRSVINATVSVYMAIFAVAPLAGAAAADLGGRKTVYIVTLASFLIANILLASIPANIGALFVLRIFQAFGACIVTSIGAGTITDIFEPARRASALAIFLLGPQLGPILGPLIGGQFATESRWRWAFGFLALACTPIYLLILFCLPETLRCLVGNGDVFAKRGWIALPRFRQKALVEEGKYPKPPKPSLKNWVKMLTEPTQCIVFVNGALSFAGLYLMYVSFPDVWGERFGFSTQEVGYAYLSPGVALFLASLATGRFSDWHRARLTARNPDKKIKPETRLPIQIVGFIISAAGKVMYGWFTRYNLHPAAGLAASALAGIGTAVIFVTSTSFQTECAPSQAATIVALGGLLRNIAAAIAAAIVDSLVRRMGYGWCFTGLGMLDVVCVGGILAIMWMRGGRDAV, encoded by the exons ATGGATAATCCGAAGTCCGAACAGCAGCCTGAGCTGCCTACCCCAGCACCTGCGTATTCCGCATTCtcagagaaaagaaagaactTCTACCTAGGCATTGTAACGGCCGCCGGGTTCTTCGGCCCTCTTTGCGGGGCAGTCTACCTGCCCTCGTTGATTCTATACCAAGATGTCTTCAACTCATCAAGAAGCGTGATCAATGCCACCGTCTCTGTATATATGGCGATTTTTGCCGTCGCA CCCCTCgccggagcagcagcagcagacctCGGCGGCCGCAAAACAGTGTACATCGTCACACTGGCCAGTTTCCTAATAGCCAATATCCTACTCGCATCCATCCCCGCCAATATCGGCGCTCTCTTCGTGCTCCGCATATTCCAAGCTTTCGGCGCTTGCATCGTCACCTCTATTGGAGCCGGTACAATCACAGATATATTCGAGCCCGCACGCCGCGCATCTGCCCTTGCtatattcctcctcggtcCTCAGCTCGGTCCTATCCTAGGACCTCTAATCGGGGGGCAATTCGCGACGGAGTCCCGGTGGCGGTGGGCATTTGGGTTTTTAG CCCTCGCCTGCACCCCCATCtacctcctcatcctcttctgtCTCCCCGAGACGCTCCGCTGTCTAGTCGGGAACGGCGACGTCTTCGCAAAGCGAGGATGGATTGCCCTCCCGCGATTCCGCCAAAAGGCACTCGTGGAGGAAGGGAAGTACCCTAAGCCGCCGAAACCCAGTCTCAAGAACTGGGTCAAGATGTTGACGGAGCCAACGCAATGTATCGTTTTCGTGAACGGCGCGTTGTCGTTTGCGGGTCTTTATTTGATGTATGTTAGTTTTCCGGATGTATGGGGCGAGCGGTTTGGGTTTTCGACGCAGGAGGTTGGGTATGCTTATTTGAGCCCTG GGGTTGCACTGttcctcgcctccctcgcAACAGGCCGTTTCTCCGACTGGCACCGCGCAAGACTAACAGCAAGAAACCCGGATAAGAAAATCAAACCCGAAACACGTCTTCCAATCCAGATAGTGGGATTTATTATCTCCGCCGCTGGGAAGGTCATGTATGGCTGGTTCACGCGGTATAACCTGCATCCTGCGGCCGGGTTGGCGGCGTCTGCATTAG CCGGAATCGGCACAGCCGTAATATTCGTGACGAGCACATCATTCCAAACGGAGTGCGCGCCATCCCAAGCCGCAACGATTGTGGCGCTGGGCGGGCTTCTGCGGAACATCGCGGCGGCAATTGCAGCGGCGATTGTGGATAGCCTTGTCAGGAGGATGGGATATGGGTGGTGTTTTACAGGCTTGGGGATGTTGGATGTGGTTTGTGTGGGAGGGATACTGGCGATTATGTGGATGAGGGGTGGTAGGGATGCGGTCTGA
- a CDS encoding uncharacterized protein (COG:S;~EggNog:ENOG410PXCJ), with amino-acid sequence MSTATAPVNMPLYIAIHSNPGIKHWSLFIDAPNPSDKTTAHVLGARQRYFPQISTRSDARTSPSLVELCPVCEISVELVEAVKRIAWDTRIRNEERDYSCQDYVLDVLGRLEGEGIVDARDGGYLRNKDVIMGKRESWINT; translated from the coding sequence ATgtccactgccactgccccAGTCAACATGCCTTTATATATCGCCATCCACTCAAACCCCGGCATAAAACACTGGAGCCTCTTCATCGACGCCCCAAACCCCTCCGACAAAACCACAGCACACGTCCTCGGCGCCCGCCAGCGTTATTTCCCCCAGATCAGCACGCGGTCGGACGCGCggacttctccttctctagTTGAGCTCTGTCCGGTGTGTGAAATTAGCGTCGAATTGGTTGAGGCTGTTAAGAGGATTGCGTGGGATACGCGCATTCGCAATGAGGAGCGGGACTATAGCTGTCAGGATTATGTTCTTGATGTGTTGGGGAggttggagggggaggggattGTTGATGCCCGGGATGGAGGGTATTTGAGAAATAAGGATGTGATAATGGGGAAGAGGGAGTCTTGGATTAACACCTAG
- a CDS encoding enoyl-CoA hydratase/isomerase family protein (COG:I;~EggNog:ENOG410PM79;~InterPro:IPR001753,IPR029045;~PFAM:PF00378;~go_function: GO:0003824 - catalytic activity [Evidence IEA]): MSPSYTHIVVDIHDQIGVIKLNRPKVLNAWNETMLADMVTAFRELDQHPRTIFTVLTGEGRFFSAGADIRQGLATPPPDSTAAQKKLFYMRKFSIETELFRLIIDHRKVFVLALNGPGVGGGAAWFTGLADIVLAASGSYLQVPFNSLGLVPEFGAARTFAQSMGVRRANEFLMFGRKCTVEELEGWGLVNRVFPLDGFGGHLLDYLGGQLEVNDGGSMLETKRLMNGPMRAERVVALFDAVSALAERFVEGVPGERFERRTGELKKVSEERRGKEKSSL; the protein is encoded by the exons ATGTCACCCTCGTATACCCACATCGTGGTCGACATCCACGACCAGATCGGCGTCATCAAG TTAAACAGACCCAAAGTACTGAACGCATGGAACGAGACTATGCTGGCCGATATGGTCACTGCGTTTCGCGAGCTGGACCAGCACCCGCGTACTATATTTACCGTTCTTACTGGTGAAGGGCGATTCTTCTCGGCGGGTGCCGATATCAGAC AAGGACTGGCAACACCACCCCCAGACTCAACCGCCGCACAGAAGAAACTCTTCTACATGCGTAAATTCTCCATCG AAACGGAACTCTTCCGCCTAATTATCGACCACCGAAAAgtcttcgtcctcgctcTAAACGGGCCCGGGGTAGGCGGGGGCGCCGCCTGGTTCACAGGACTAGCCGacatcgtcctcgccgcaTCAGGGAGCTACCTGCAAGTCCCCTTCAACTCGCTGGGTCTCGTCCCCGAATTCGGAGCCGCGCGCACATTCGCGCAGAGTATGGGCGTGCGGCGGGCGAATGAGTTCCTCATGTTCGGGAGGAAGTGTACCGTTGAGGAATTGGAGGGGTGGGGGCTTGTTAATCGGGTTTTTCCGCTAGACGGGTTTGGTGGGCATTTGTTGGATTATTTGGGAGGGCAGTTGGAGGTGAATGATGGGGGGAGTATGCTTgagacgaagaggttgatgAATGGGCCGATGAGGGCAGAGAGGGTTGTGGCGCTGTTTGATGCTGTGAGTGCCCTTGCGGAGAGGTTTGTAGAGGGCGTGCCTGGGGAAAGGTTTGAGAGGAGAACAggggagttgaagaagg TGAGTGAGGAaaggagagggaaagagaaatCGAGCCTTTGA
- a CDS encoding FAD-binding oxidoreductase (CAZy:AA7;~COG:C;~EggNog:ENOG410PM8F;~InterPro:IPR006093,IPR006094,IPR036318,IPR016169, IPR016166,IPR016167;~PFAM:PF01565;~go_function: GO:0016491 - oxidoreductase activity [Evidence IEA];~go_function: GO:0050660 - flavin adenine dinucleotide binding [Evidence IEA];~go_function: GO:0071949 - FAD binding [Evidence IEA];~go_process: GO:0055114 - oxidation-reduction process [Evidence IEA]), translating into MEIIWRDSPTYEEARISRVFNHRRPARYPLAVVNATSVSDILQAVQLAKEKGCRVAVRSGGHSWAAWSVRDESILIDLGKYKLLDVDPVEKVARASPSMTGREVNRVLTKEFGLMFPGGHCPDVGIGGFLLQGGMGWNCRGWGWACERVRAVDVVTADGDLVHCNKDQNADLYWAARGAGPGFPGIVTQFHLDLIPYPERGFRGSGYSYPISKYHEAFNWILSITPTYDQDTEIAVVAHYPEGHDEIRLFILLVTMKHTPEDAENALRPAHASHPPGALEEWFCQEDSLANQYINQAKANPEGHRYCAENAFIENDADVAAVLEEAFTTLPHRKAFSLWYAMNPCSRRALPDMALSVQSDHYLALYTVWDDARDDERCQAWVRSVMSRVERRSVGSYLGDSDFQVRQTRFWAEENGKRLMGVRRKWDPTGRICGYLDEGDQSGVDGLANVQTWL; encoded by the exons ATGGAAATCATCTGGCGCGACTCCCCCACCTACGAAGAAGCCCGCATCAGCCGCGTCTTCAACCACCGCCGACCAGCGCGCTACCCCCTCGCCGTCGTAAACGCAACCAGCGTCTCGGATATACTCCAGGCCGTTCAACTGGCAAAAGAGAAGGGATGCCGCGTTGCCGTGCGCTCGGGCGGCCACTCCTGGGCTGCGTGGAGTGTGCGCGATGAGTCGATTCTTATCGATCTAGGCAAATACAAACTCCTCGACGTTGATCCGGTTGAGAAGGTTGCGCGTGCGTCGCCGAGTATGACGGGGCGCGAAGTTAACAGGGTGCTGACGAAGGAGTTTGGGTTGATGTTTCCTGGTGGGCATTGTCCGGATGTGGGCATTGGGGGGTTTCTGCTGCAGGGTGGGATGGGCTGGAATTGTCGG GGCTGGGGATGGGCTTGTGAGAGAGTCAGGGCAGTCGATGTGGTGACCGCCGATGGCGACCTGGTGCATTGTAACAAGGACCAGAATGCAGACCTGTACTGGGCAGCTCGGGGTGCTGGACCTG GCTTCCCCGGCATCGTAACCCAATTCCACCTCGACCTCATTCCCTACCCAGAGCGCGGATTTCGCGGCTCAGGATACTCCTATCCCATCAGTAAATACCACGAAGCCTTCAACTGGATCCTCTCAATCACACCAACCTACGACCAAGACACCGAAATCGCAGTCGTAGCCCACTACCCCGAAGGCCACGACGAGATccgcctcttcatcctcctcgtcaccatgAAACACACACCAGAAGATGCAGAAAATGCACTTCGTCCCGCACACGCCTCCCATCCCCCAGGTGCTCTAGAAGAGTGGTTCTGCCAAGAAGACAGTCTAGCAAATCAATatatcaaccaagcaaaagcaaacccCGAAGGCCATCGGTACTGCGCCGAGAACGCGTTCATCGAGAACGACGCAGACGTTGCCGCCGTGCTCGAGGAGGCATTCACCACTCTCCCGCACCGCAAGGCGTTTTCGCTGTGGTACGCCATGAACCCGTGTAGTCGACGGGCGCTCCCTGATATGGCGCTGAGTGTGCAATCGGACCATTATCTCGCCTTGTATACGGTGTGGGATGATGCGAGGGATGACGAGCGGTGTCAGGCTTGGGTAAGGAGTGTGATGAGTCGTGTTGAGCGGCGGTCTGTTGGGAGCTATTTGGGGGACTCGGACTTTCAGGTGCGCCAGACGCGTTTttgggcggaggagaatgGGAAAAGGCTTATGGGTGTGAGGCGCAAGTGGGATCCTACGGGGAGGATTTGTGGGTATCTTGATGAGGGGGATCAGTCGGGGGTTGATGGATTGGCGAATGTGCAGACTTGGTTGTAG
- a CDS encoding uncharacterized protein (COG:S;~EggNog:ENOG410PMWJ;~InterPro:IPR036291) — protein MSRPVALVLGAGPRVGASVAATFATKGYQVAIASRSGTGNKTAEGYLSVKADFASPSSIPGVFSAVKAAFQAAPSVVVYNAASLTPPPDANSVLSVPVDSFTTDLNINTVTPYVAAQEAVKEWESLPADAKKSFIYTGNILNVKIPPVPVFLNLGVGKSASAYWIGSADTLYSERGYRFFFADERSEDGSSRGNAIDGPAHAEFFAQLADHAGNVPWHATFVKGKGYVKFE, from the exons ATGTCTCGGCCAGttgccctcgtcctcggtgcAGGTCCCAGAGTCGGCGCATCTGTTGCTGCCACATTCGCAACCAAGGGATACCAAGTCGCCATCGCATCCAGAAGCGGCACCGGCAATAAGACTGCCGAAGGCTATCTCTCTGTCAAAGCAGACTTTGCCAGCCCCTCCTCAATCCCTGGAGTCTTTAGCGCAGTCAAAGCCGCATTCCAAGCTGCACCCAGCGTTGTCGTCTACAACGCAGCGAGTCTTACTCCTCCTCCAGATGCAAATTCAGTCCTGTCAGTCCCAGTAGACAGTTTCACAACTgatctcaacatcaacactgTGACTCCCTACGTCGCAGCCCAAGAGGCCGTCAAGGAGTGGGAGAGTTTACCCGCCGATGCAAAGAAATCCTTCATCTACACGGGCAATATCCTGAACGTGAAAATCccgcctgttcctgttttcCTGAATCTCGGTGTGGGGAAATCTGCTTCTGCGTACTGGATCGGCTCTGCTGATACTTTGTATTCGGAGCGTGGATATCG GTTCTTTTTCGCCGATGAGCGCTCTGAGGATGGAAGCTCGAGGGGCAATGCTATTGATGGGCCTGCGCACGCCGAGTTCTTTGCCCAGCTGGCTGACCACGCGGGCAATGTTCCATGGCATGCGACGTTTGTCAAAGGGAAGGGATATGTTAAGTTTGAGTAA
- a CDS encoding uncharacterized protein (COG:Q;~EggNog:ENOG410PM4N;~InterPro:IPR036291,IPR002347;~PFAM:PF00106,PF13561;~go_process: GO:0055114 - oxidation-reduction process [Evidence IEA]), with protein MVAINIVKESNTSLKDYGPGLVGVFVGGTSGIGESTARAFVRYAISPRVYLLGRNEAQASKIIEELGKLNAESKVDFVKCDVSLLRGVDEACKEIQRREERVNLLVMTTGMVTMRGRDETGEGVDRKLSLHYYSRMRFIANLLPQLNAATTATQGKTPGLASVVSVLEAGGEGTLNQDDLDLKNTYSLANARTHAITMNSLSLGYLAKANPGVSFIHSFPGGVKTGVMRELGLVTRMALQAVMVLGKPWMVPVEESGERHLYAAAGLPGLKRAGDGDDGSGKLYLVGSDGEPRGNQKVLNEYREGGTDQKVWEHTLDVFKRCCD; from the exons ATGGTCGCCATCAACATCGTAAAGGAAAGCAACACCTCCTTAAAAGATTATGGACCTGGCCTGGTCGGCGTATTCG TTGGCGGAACCAGCGGAATCGGCGAATCCACAGCAAGGGCCTTCGTGCGGTACGCCATCTCGCCGCGCGTGTACTTACTAGGCCGAAACGAGGCCCAAGCATCGAAAATCATCGAGGAGCTGGGCAAGCTCAACGCGGAAAGTAAAGTCGATTTCGTCAAGTGCGATGTCTCGCTCCTGAGGGGGGTTGATGAGGCCTGTAAAGAGATtcagaggagggaggagagggtgaaTCTGCTGGTTATGACGACGGGGATGGTTACcatgagggggagggatg AAActggagaaggcgttgaTAGGAAACTATCACTGCATTATTACTCCCGGATGCGGTTCATCGCGAACCTCCTCCCACAGCTGAATGCTGCTACTACTGCTACTCAAGGTAAAACCCCCGGACTAGCATCCGTGGTGTCAgtcctcgaagccggcggCGAAGGAACGCTTAACCAAGACGATCTCGACCTGAAGAATACCTACAGCCTCGCCAATGCCCGGACGCACGCTATCACCATGAACTCGCTCTCGCTGGGGTATCTGGCCAAGGCGAACCCGGGTGTCTCGTTCATTCACTCTTTCCCGGGTGGTGTGAAGACGGGCGTCATGCGGGAGCTGGGGCTTGTGACTAGAATGGCGCTGCAGGCGGTTATGGTGCTTGGGAAGCCGTGGATGGTGCCGGTTGAGGAGAGTGGGGAGAGGCATTTGTATGCCGCTGCGGGATTGCCGGGCTTGAAGCGTGcgggtgatggtgatgatgggaGTGGGAAGTTGTATTTGGTGGGTTCGGATGGAGAGCCGCGTGGGAATCAGAAGGTGTTGAATGAGTATAGGGAGGGGGGGACGGACCAGAAGGTGTGGGAGCATACTTTGGATGTGTTTAAGAGGTGCTGTGATTAG